The Lycium ferocissimum isolate CSIRO_LF1 chromosome 1, AGI_CSIRO_Lferr_CH_V1, whole genome shotgun sequence genome includes a region encoding these proteins:
- the LOC132056055 gene encoding alkaline ceramidase TOD1, with product MGIKATSSKPLFCYSKLLCVSIIYLFTSLFLALYTSLISPTTCLFRYSPNDPIQTPLFVYNSSYGEHKHALPTFRSSCNSPVYFSDYWNALKETNEFNENSAFLGSRNLRYIQGNADSFGGNFSTKKRFSYFDHHVVDGIEVPCGFFKKFPISESDRIAMENCKGLVVISAIFNDHDKIRQPKGLGKETPYSVCFYMFVDDVTLKGLQYHNLVSTTLEEKNSVGVWRIVKVAKENLYENSAMNGIIPKYLVHRLFPNSKYSIWVDAKMQLVVDPFLLIHSLVVMEDVDMAISRHPLYVHTMEEAMATARWKKWWDVDGLKKQIETYCENGLQPWTPEKPYPSDVPDSAIILRKHSVATNLFSCLLFNELEGFNPRDQLPFAYVRDLMNPKLKMNMFDVEVFEQVAVEYRHNLKNDGVSSTKVMPKKTKKASSKFLVNGTGSKCDNHLLKMWGESED from the exons aTGGGGATCAAGGCTACATCGTCCAAACCACTCTTCTGTTACTCAAAACTTTTATGTGTCTCTATAATCTATCTCTTCACCTCTCTATTTTTAGCTCTTTACACTTCTCTAATTTCACCAACCACTTGCCTTTTCAGATATTCACCTAATGATCCAATTCAAACACCTCTTTTTGTTTACAATTCTTCTTATGGAGAACACAAACATGCCCTTCCTACTTTTCGTTCTTCTTGTAATTCCCCTGTTTATTTCTcag ATTATTGGAATGCTTTGAAGGAAACCAATGAATTTAATGAGAATTCGGCGTTTCTTGGTTCACGAAATTTGAGGTATATTCAGGGGAATGCTGATAGTTTTGGTGGAAATTTCAGTACAAAGAAGAGGTTTTCTTATTTTGATCATCATGTTGTTGATGGAATTGAAGTTCCTTGTGGATTCTTCAAAAAATTCCCTATCAGTGAATCTG ATAGGATAGCCATGGAAAATTGCAAGGGATTAGTGGTTATTTCAGCAATATTCAATGACCATGACAAGATCAGGCAACCAAAGGGACTTGGTAAAGAGACACCCTACTCAGTATGCTTTTACATGTTTGTAGATGATGTGACACTCAAGGGACTTCAATATCACAACTTAGTTTCAACAACATTAGAAGAGAAGAATTCAGTGGGAGTATGGAGAATCGTGAAGGTTGCAAAAGAAAATTTGTATGAGAATTCAGCAATGAATGGAATAATTCCCAAATATTTGGTTCATAGGCTTTtcccaaactcaaaatatagCATTTGGGTAGATGCCAAAATGCAGCTAGTTGTTGATCCATTTTTGTTGATTCACTCACTTGTTGTTATGGAAGACGTTGATATGGCTATTTCAAGACATCCTTTATATGTTCATACAATGGAAGAAGCAATGGCAACTGCTAGATGGAAGAAATGGTGGGATGTTGATGGattgaaaaaacaaatagaaaCATATTGTGAGAATGGCTTGCAACCTTGGACTCCAGAAAAGCCTTACCCTTCAg ATGTGCCAGATAGTGCAATAATCTTGAGGAAACATAGTGTGGCAACCAATCTATTCTCCTGTCTATTATTTAATGAACTTGAAGGTTTTAATCCAAGGGACCAATTGCCCTTTGCATATGTGAGGGACCTGATGAACCCAAAACTGAAGATGAACATGTTCGATGTTGAAGTATTTGAACAGGTGGCAGTCGAGTACAGACACAACCTTAAAAATGATGGGGTCAGTAGTACAAAAGTGATGCCCAAAAAGACAAAGAAAGCCAGCTCTAAATTCCTTGTGAATGGGACTGGTAGTAAGTGTGATAACCACCTTTTAAAAATGTGGGGTGAATCCGAAGattga